One Terriglobales bacterium genomic region harbors:
- a CDS encoding Rieske 2Fe-2S domain-containing protein, with product MAAPESNSANPKPDAAKTSAAGGGEAAKFVGTPAVGTSKAAPAAGLPTVGPAASGMNQSRRSLVWCAVAGFLGAWFIAFLRFFLPRTLFEPPTVFKIGYPSDYALGVDTKWQQKYRIWVDRTPDRMFVIYARCTHLGCTPDWKASENKFKCPCHGSGYDSEGINFEGPAPRPMDRARVELAPDGQIVVDVSQLFEWPKGQPSHFSDPGSFLNV from the coding sequence ATGGCGGCCCCGGAATCTAATTCGGCCAATCCGAAACCGGATGCAGCGAAGACGTCTGCTGCCGGTGGTGGCGAAGCTGCAAAGTTCGTGGGCACGCCCGCCGTCGGTACCTCAAAAGCTGCACCTGCTGCCGGTTTACCAACGGTGGGCCCGGCGGCGAGCGGAATGAATCAGAGCCGACGGAGTTTGGTTTGGTGCGCTGTGGCCGGTTTTCTGGGGGCCTGGTTTATCGCGTTTCTTCGTTTTTTTCTTCCACGAACACTTTTTGAACCTCCGACCGTTTTCAAGATTGGGTATCCCTCCGACTATGCGTTGGGTGTCGATACGAAATGGCAGCAAAAGTACCGTATCTGGGTGGACCGCACGCCGGACCGCATGTTCGTCATTTACGCGCGCTGCACACATTTGGGCTGCACGCCAGATTGGAAGGCCAGCGAGAACAAATTCAAATGTCCCTGCCACGGAAGTGGTTACGACAGTGAAGGGATCAACTTCGAGGGGCCTGCACCGCGTCCGATGGATCGGGCGCGGGTGGAGTTGGCGCCGGATGGGCAGATTGTGGTGGATGTGTCGCAGCTTTTTGAATGGCCCAAGGGGCAGCCGAGTCACTTTAGCGATCCGGGTTCGTTTTTGAATGTGTAG